CCGTCGATGGTGACTATTTCACGGAACATCGCCAGTGGCCGCACCCACAGCTTGCCTTCGCCGTACAGCGGGCGGTACACCACCAGCTGCTCGCCGCTTTCGGAGTGGGTGGCGACATCGATGACCTGGTACAGCTGGTCCTTATAGTGGCGATAGGTGCCGGGTACGACGGTGGTGGGCATGGCGGCTCAGGTGATAAAAGGGTGGTAAAGAGGGGGCAAGGTTGGCCGCAACGGCAGCCGTCGCCGGTGGCTTAGTCCGGCAGGTGGCAGCTGCGCCCCTGCTCCAGGTGTTTGACCGCGCTGACGATCAGGTAGTCCCGGCCATGGCGCGCATCGTACCT
The nucleotide sequence above comes from Vogesella indigofera. Encoded proteins:
- a CDS encoding DUF1653 domain-containing protein; the encoded protein is MPTTVVPGTYRHYKDQLYQVIDVATHSESGEQLVVYRPLYGEGKLWVRPLAMFREIVTIDGHSVPRFALLKAD